The following are from one region of the Arachis duranensis cultivar V14167 chromosome 10, aradu.V14167.gnm2.J7QH, whole genome shotgun sequence genome:
- the LOC107470008 gene encoding uncharacterized protein LOC107470008, with protein MAIMWFDSLPPRSITSFDVLAKKFLARFSIQKDKAKHAPSLLGIKQGDPESLHSYMERFNKACLDIRSLPTEAAIMGLISGLREGPFSYSISKKYPTSLNKVQERGEKYINMEENSRLGNSSKTGFS; from the coding sequence ATGGCAATAATGTGGTTCGACAGTTTACCTCCAAGATCAATCACAAGTTTTGACGTCCTTGCTAAAAAGTTCCTTGCCaggttctccatccagaaggataaagccaaacatGCTCCAAGCTTGCTGGGAATTAAACAAGGAGATCCGGAAAGCCTTCacagctacatggaaagattcaacaaagcatgccttGACATACGAAGTCTTCCAACAGAAGcggccatcatgggactcatcagTGGCCTAAGAGAAGGACCTTTCAGCTACTCAATATCCAAAAAGTACCCAACATCTTTAAACAAGGTTCAAGAAAGgggagaaaaatatatcaatatggaggagaactccCGATTGGGAAACAGCTCAAAAACCGGATTCTCTTAA